Proteins from one Mus caroli chromosome 3, CAROLI_EIJ_v1.1, whole genome shotgun sequence genomic window:
- the Sypl2 gene encoding synaptophysin-like protein 2 isoform X1, whose translation MSSTESPGRTSDKSPRQQVDRLLLGLRWQRLEEPLGFIKVLQWLFAIFAFGSCGSYSGETGALVLCNNEAKDVSSIIVLFGYPFRLYQVQYEMPLCDQDSTSKTMNLMGDFSAPAEFFVTLGIFSFFYTMAALVIYLRFHKLYTENKRFPLVDFCVTVSFTFFWLVAAAAWGKGLTDVKGATRPSSLTAAMSVCHGEEAVCSAGATPSMGLANLSVLFGFINFFLWAGNCWFVFKETPWHGQGQDQGQGPSQESAAEQGAVEKQ comes from the exons ATGTCCTCGACGGAGAGCCCCGGTCGCACCTCGGACAAGTCTCCGCGGCAGCAG GTGGACCGCCTGCTCCTGGGGCTGCGCTGGCAGCGCCTGGAGGAGCCGCTGGGCTTCATCAAAGTTCTCCAGTGG CTCTTTGCTATTTTCGCCTTCGGGTCCTGCGGCTCTTACAGCGGGGAGACGGGAGCCTTGGTTCTCTGCAACAACGAAGCCAAGGACGTGAGCTCCATCATTGTTTTGTTCGGCTATCCCTTCAG GTTGTACCAGGTCCAGTATGAAATGCCCCTCTGTGATCAGGACTCCACCTCCAAAACCATGAACCTCATGGGAGACTTCTCTGCCCCCGCCGAGTTCTTTGTGACCCTTggcatcttttccttcttctatacAATGGCTGCCCTGGTCATCTACCTGCGCTTCCACAAACTCTACACGGAGAACAAACGCTTTCCATTGGTG GATTTCTGTGTGACTGTCTCTTTCACCTTCTTTTGGCTGGTTGCTGCCGCTGCCTGGGGCAAGGGCTTGACTGACGTCAAAGGGGCCACCCGGCCATCCAGCCTGACTGCAgccatgtctgtgtgccatggaGAGGAGGCAGTGTGCAGCGCCGGGGCCACGCCCTCTATGGGGCTGGCAAACCTCTCTGTG CTCTTTGGCTTTATCAACTTCTTCCTGTGGGCTGGAAACTGTTGGTTTGTGTTCAAAGAGACCCCGTGGCACGGCCAAGGCCAGGACCAGGGCCAGGGCCCCAGCCAGGAGAGTGCAGCGGAACAGGGGGCAGTGGAGAAGCAGTAA
- the Sypl2 gene encoding synaptophysin-like protein 2 isoform X2 gives MSSTESPGRTSDKSPRQQVDRLLLGLRWQRLEEPLGFIKVLQWLFAIFAFGSCGSYSGETGALVLCNNEAKDVSSIIVLFGYPFRLYQVQYEMPLCDQDSTSKTMNLMGDFSAPAEFFVTLGIFSFFYTMAALVIYLRFHKLYTENKRFPLVDFCVTVSFTFFWLVAAAAWGKGLTDVKGATRPSSLTAAMSVCHGEEAVCSAGATPSMGLANLSVIEDVGRMLHVVLWCFLLRI, from the exons ATGTCCTCGACGGAGAGCCCCGGTCGCACCTCGGACAAGTCTCCGCGGCAGCAG GTGGACCGCCTGCTCCTGGGGCTGCGCTGGCAGCGCCTGGAGGAGCCGCTGGGCTTCATCAAAGTTCTCCAGTGG CTCTTTGCTATTTTCGCCTTCGGGTCCTGCGGCTCTTACAGCGGGGAGACGGGAGCCTTGGTTCTCTGCAACAACGAAGCCAAGGACGTGAGCTCCATCATTGTTTTGTTCGGCTATCCCTTCAG GTTGTACCAGGTCCAGTATGAAATGCCCCTCTGTGATCAGGACTCCACCTCCAAAACCATGAACCTCATGGGAGACTTCTCTGCCCCCGCCGAGTTCTTTGTGACCCTTggcatcttttccttcttctatacAATGGCTGCCCTGGTCATCTACCTGCGCTTCCACAAACTCTACACGGAGAACAAACGCTTTCCATTGGTG GATTTCTGTGTGACTGTCTCTTTCACCTTCTTTTGGCTGGTTGCTGCCGCTGCCTGGGGCAAGGGCTTGACTGACGTCAAAGGGGCCACCCGGCCATCCAGCCTGACTGCAgccatgtctgtgtgccatggaGAGGAGGCAGTGTGCAGCGCCGGGGCCACGCCCTCTATGGGGCTGGCAAACCTCTCTGTG ATCGAGGATGTGGGGAGAATGTTGCATGTTGTTCTGTGGTGCTTCTTACTACGCATTTGA